The nucleotide window ATTAGATTATGAATGACCAGAAAATGGAAAATATCCAACCAAATGGTTTATTGCAACTAATGCTCATGTATTTGAAAGATTTGATTTTTCAAGCAGCACTTATAAACAAGCTCATCCAAGAAGTTGTACAGGAAGATGAAATACTGGCTCTTTCTTTCAATTAGGAGTATGAAAAGAAGTATTAAGCACTAATAATAGAAAAACAATAAATAGAGTTGGTGTTAAATCAACAAAATTATTCTATGCAGCTAGAAATCATTTAGAAGACGCATTGAACAATGTTAAAGGCAATTACTTTCATGACTTTATAGTCTTGGAAGTAGAGTTTCATGATCAACATGATGCTAGAGAAGCCACTGATAATTTCCATGAAAAATATGGAGTTAAAAAAGAAAAACCTATAAATTTCTTCCATGAAGGAATTACCAAAAATGAGGAAAATTTCTTTAAAGAAGAAACTTACACCACTCCTTATTATGTTGGTGGATTTCCAATAGATGAAGAAACTCAAATGACTTTCAATCATAATCTAGATAAATATAAAGGACTACCAGCTTCTACATTAAGTCAAGAAACACATAATTATGCTCCAAAAAGATTAAATCATGGAAAGAATGCTTTTAGAGGATTAGGTGATCATTCTTCCTTTGAATTGCAATGAGGAACAGGTAGTGCAGATAAACAAAATTTAACTGGTTTCATTTATTGAATAAATCAAATGGATATTGGAGCGGGAGGTTCTGGCTCTATGGTGGTAGATGAAAATGGAAATTTATTAGGACTTTATTCATATGGAACTGGTAAGGAACGAGAACAAGGAGGGGTTCAACCCATAAGGTCTTACAGTTTAGAAATGTCTGAGAATGAAAAATCTCCTAAATTTGATCTAATTAGAGGTACTCAAGGTCAAAAAAGTTCTTATAAAAGTCAATTAGATGAATATTACAAAGATAAACAAACATTTTTAAAAAATAATTTCAGTGAATTTAATGCATCTTTTTAGATAAAAAACTAAGAGTTTTTTCACAATAAATAACTAAATTTCTTAGGATATTTTCTATCCTCTTTTAGGATAGTTTTTTTAAAAAATTACTTCCCAAAATAATAATAAAATTTGAGATTTATAGGGAATAATAATGATTAAAAGGTATGAAATATCTGAATTGGAAAATATTTTTTCGGAAAATTCCAAATATAAAAGATGGTCAATTTTAGAAAAAGAAATTCTTTATTCTTTGGCTAATGAATTATCTATTTCAGAAAAAGAACTTTTAAAAATAGAAAAAGAATGGCCAGAAATACAAAGTTATGAAGTTATTGCTGAAGAGATAAAAACTCAACATGATTTTGTAGCTTTCTTACGACTACTAGAAAGAAAACTCAACAATCAATGAGCTTCTAAATTTATTCATTATGGAATTACCAGCTCAGACATTATTGATAGTGCTAATTCATTAGCTTTAAGGGAGGCTAATAAATTATTAATTAAAGAAATAGAGTCTCTCCAGGAGACTCTATATAAATTAGCTAATGAATATAGAGATATTCTACAAATAGGAAGGACACACGGGAGGCATGCTGAACCTACCTCTTTTGGATACAAATTTGCAATTATTTATCAAGAGTTAGAAAATTCCATAGAAGCTTTTTATTTATCTAGAAGAAATATAGAAGTAATAAGTATTAAAGGATCAGTTGGAACTTTTGCTCATATTGGCCCTGAAATACAAGAAGAATTAGCTAATAGATTTGGATTATTTACTATTTCAGGCTCCACTCAAGCTCTGCCTAGAAATAGATATTCTTCTTATATTTTTGCTCTATATCAAATAGCTTCTATTATTAATGGACTAGCCCTTAATCTTAGGACTCTCATGAGGGAGGAGATATCTGAAATATATATTCTAAAAGAAGAAAAAAATGTAGGCTCTTCTTCTATGCCTCATAAACTTAATCCAGTTGAATTAGAAAACATTACTGGTTTAACTAAATGATTAGAGAGTCTATGAACCCTCTCTAAAGAAAATAATTATTTATGAGAAGAAAGGGATATTAGTCATTCTTCTAATGAAAGAATGAGTTTAATGGACGCTCCTACTTTGGCTTTCAACATTGTAACTAAAATGAATAAATTACTGAAAAGAATCAAAATAAATGAAGAAGGAATTACTAAAAACCTTCAATTAAATAAAGGTCTAATTTGCTCACAAAGTATTCTTTTGTCTTTATTGAAATCTTCTTCAATTAAATCTAGAGAAGAAGTTCATTCTCTCCTTACCTCTTTATCTCAAGAAGTGATGGCAAATAAATTTCCTTCCCTTTTAGAGGCAATTAAATCTTCTCCTATTAAAAAGCTTCTTTCTAAAGAAGAATTAGAAAAATGTTTTAACTTAGAGAGACATTTGAATCACTTACCTAAAATTTATGCCCAAATATTTGGACAAAGAAATCAAACTTCTACTTTTTCTAGGCAATTATATAGTAAATATGAAATAGACAATATTATTTACTATTTAGCTCAAAGACTTAATTCATACTATATGAAAAATATAGAGGAAGCTCCTTCTCCTATATTAATTATTTCTCTAATAGAGGGAGCTTCTGTGCTTGCTGGGAAAATTTTATCTCTTTTAAATTTTCCCTTTGTTTTTTCTTCCCTATATCATTCAATGAGAAATTACACTAAAAGTTTCGAAATGGAAAAACTTCAAAACTTTAGTGAATTTATAAATACAGAATTAAATAAAAAACATGATTTCAAAAAAATTAGAAAACTTATTGAAAAAAGTCCTAGAATCTTAATTCTTGAGGGGGTGGTTGAAAGTAAAACAACTCTCAACTATCTGTACGAAACTTTATCTAAATTGCCTGAAGTTCAAGAAATAAAAACTGCAACTCTTTTCAAAAAAATACTTAAAGAAAATAAAGAAAAAGAAAGTTTTCAAGAAGAATACTATAAAAAATCTTTATTTCCTAAAAATTTTAAAGGAAAAAAAGAAGGAGAACGGCAGAGAGCAATAAATTGAAAAGTAAATTCTTCAAATTCAAAAGAGAAAAAGAATGAAAAAATAGTTAATTGAGTTGGGGAAATTATTGAAGTAAATAAAGGCGAATGAATTATTGGAGCTGGGATGGACTTAGAAGAAAATTACAGAGGAATAGGTGGTGTTTGAGTAAAATAGAGCTCCTTTAACTTTTTCAAATACTTATCAAATAACTTAAAATTAAATTTTTCATCTTCACTAGAATTTACTAGTGTTTTCAAAAAAATTTAAGTAGAATAAGGAAAAAATGAGTAATTGATGAGATCAATTATTTGTTTTGAATTTTTTTCGTTTAGATAGTTGGATCATGATTTTTTTGTTAAGCGCATCAAGTTTGTGTATTTGATTGGCTCTAATGTTAATATGAAAAGACTATAAAAAAATGTCTTATAGAGAATTTGGTAATTATTTAATTAAAGGAAGTTATTTTATTACAGGATATTCTTATTTTTTACAAAATATTAAAAAAATTCCATTAAGTCTAAACTTATTTATTTCTCAAATGCCTATCTGGAAGAAGTGAAAATCTATTGATAAATCAACTCCCCTTAAATCTACAAGTGAAATAAATTTATTCAACAAAAATAAAAAAACTAAAAAGAGAGCAGAACAAATATCAAACATCTTTAAAAAATAAAAGAATTAAAGAATTTTTTTTAAAATTTGGCTTTTTAAATTTAGTATTCAAGTTTTAGAAAATTAATGTTTCTAAAAAATGAGAAAAATAAATAAAAACTTTAATGTATTGATTTTTTAGAATTTTTGGATATTCACCTGAAAGTTGAGCTGATTGACAAGTTATTTTCATGATTACTTTATGCATTATTCTATATGTGTGATTTGTAATTGAAGTTGTGAGAAGCAAAAAAGGATTTGGTTATCGAGAATTTGCTAGATGAGCAATTTCATTTGTTAAAAAAGAGCAAAAAATAGCACCTAATAAAAATGGAAAAAATAATTAATAAAAAATGAAATTAAGCTTAATGGGGCAATTTCTAGCAGGATTTATAATTCCAGTAACTGCGGGAACTATTGTAATTCTCCCCAAATCATCTCATTATGAAAATAATGAAATAAATTTGAAGGATGCAAAAAGAAATGGAAAAGGTTATGGCGATAAAAGAGTACTCGGTAAATTACAGAAATAATTAATAAAAGTGTTTAAAGGGGGAATCATATTAGGAGGACTTGGTAGCGGAGGGCTACTCAGTACATTGTTTTTGTTTTGGGCTGGAAATGCTAAAAATGAAAAGACTCGTGAAAATTTCTTTAACAGTGTATTAGATGGAAGAAAAATCGATATTGAAAATCTTTTTAAAAATAGAGGAGGACTTTTTTATGCTATTCCACAGGGAGAAAAGGGCATTGATGGAGAGTTAAAGGTTATTCAAAGTAAAGAAAATGTAAAAAAAGAAAATAACAAATTTAGTAGTGGATGTGAATTTGTTAGGAATATTCTCGGAGAAGATGGAAATATTAAATACTTAGGAGAACGTGGACGAACAATTATCGAAGAAACGGAGAAAAAAGAAGAATGAAGCCAAAATGCTGTCAGAGTGATTTTAAATCAGGAATCCAGCTCAAAAGGTTGTTTATTAGATAAAATACTAAATTCAAGCAACAATGAATTTCGTCTTCATTATTTAGTTAATGTGGGAGGGTTTTCTAAACTGAAAGGTCAAAGTGGGTTAATTAATTTTGGAAGAGAAAATGATGAGAGGGCTAATCTCACAAGTTGAGGCATATATAAGAGTGCAAAAAATTTCATCAATGAGATTAAGAAAATTAGGATAATTGAAGGAAAGGGGATGGGAAGGGAATTAACCTATGACTTATATATTTCTCCAGAATGAACTAAGCAACTTAGTGATTTAGAGGTTAAAAATGACGAGGAAGTTTTATTGAGTCTGGCGGAATTTGGCCCAAGAGAAGGGAGTGAGATAACTGAGCAAAAAGGGATGACTAATTTAATTTGAACAGTAAATAAAAAACAATGAAAATTTGCTCGTTTCGAGCTTGGTTTAGCGCCCGCCGTGAAAAATTTTAAGAATAAAGTTGGTTATTTAGAAGAACAAAAATGTAAAAATATTGAAAGCGATTTTAGCAGTATTAGCGATAAGGAACTCTGCAAAATTGGTTCATTATCAACCGAAAGTCAAAAGTGACAGATCTGGTTTCCTGAAGTTTTATGAGAGTTGGAAAAATCGAATAATAATGATGGTTATCAATTTGAAAAGGGTGAGTGTAAAGATTTGAGAGATTGTATAAAAAAAGTAATAGGAAATTCCGATAATAAAAAAAATATATTAGGCGTGTGAGGAGAAGTTGGAATCTTAGATAACAATGGTGGTGTTAGATGACGAAGTTTTTAATTAAAAAAATTAATATTTCTAAAAAATAGAAAAGGGTATGGAAATTAAAGAGTACTTTATAAATTAAAAAAATAATTAATAAAAGTGTTTAAAGGGAGAATCATATTAGGAGGGATTGGTAGCGGCGGATTACTCAGTACAGTATTTTTGTTTTCGGCAGGAAATGCTAAAAATGAAAAGACTCGTGAAAATTTTTTTAACAGTGTATTAGACAGTAGAAAAATTGATATTGAAAGTCTTTTTAAAAATAGAGGAAAACTTTTTTACGCTATTCCGCAAGGAGAGTCGGGAGTGGATGGAGAATTAAAAGTTGTTCAGAATAAAAAAGAAAGAGTGGGTGAATTTGATAGCGGTTGTGAATTTGTTAGAAGTGTGCTTGGGGAAAATGGAAAGATTAAATATTTGAAAGAAAAGGGCAGAAAGATTTTAGATGAAGAAATAGAAGAGACAGATTGACAACAAAAGATCGTCAAAGAGGTTTTAAAAGAGGGTTCAAATAACCAAGGTTGCTTGCTAGATAAAATATTGAATTCAAGACAAAGTGAATTTCGCCCTTATTATTTAGTCGATGTGAGTAAGTTTTCTTCAATAAAAGGTCAAATTGGATTGATTAATTTTGGAAGAGATGATAATGAACATGTTAGACTTGCAAGTTGAGGCATATATCATAGTAAAAAGAATTTCAAAGATGGGATTACAAAAATTCGAATAATTGAAGGGGAAGGGGAAGATAGGAAATTAACTTATGACTTATATATTTCGACAGAATGAACAAAACAGTTTGAAAATTGAAAAACTGAAGATAACAAAGATTTTATATTAAGTCTTGCTGAATTTTGGCCTAGGGAAGGTAGTGAGGATAGTGAACAGAAAGGGCTAACAAATCTAATTTGAAAAACAAAGGGTGGGAAATGAAAATTTGCTCTCTTTAATCTTGGTTTAGGGCCTGCTGTAAAAGACTTAAAAAGTAAAATCGGTTATTTAGATGAGCAGCAGTGTAAAAAAAGCGAGAATGGTTTTAACAATATTACAGATAAAGATCTGTGTGAAATCAATCCAAAACAAGTCAAAGATCAAAAATGACAGATTTGATTTCCAAAAGTTTTAGAAGAATTAGAATTAGCAGAAAATAATCGAGATCACCCTTTTGAAAAGGGTACATGCGAAAATTTAGAAGAATGTATAAAAAGAGTAATAGGAAATTCCAAAGATAAAGGAAATATGATGGGAGTGTGAGGAGAAGTTGGAATCTTAGATGATAATAGTGGTGTTAGGTGGAGAAGTTTTTAATTAAAAAAATAATTAATAGAAGTGTTTAAGGGGGGAATCATATTAGGAGGTATTGGTAGTGGCGGGTTACTGAGTACAACATTTTTGTTTTTAGCTGGAAATGCTAAAAATGAAAAAACTAGGGAAAATTTCTTCGGAAGTGTATTAGATGGAAGAAAAATTGAGATTGAAAGTCTTTTTAAGAACAGAGGAGGACTTTTTTATGCTGTTCCACAAGAAGAAAATGGAATTAATGGGGAATTGAAAGTAGTCAAAAATAAAGATGGAAAGGGAGAAATAAGTTTAGGATTTGACAGCGGTTGTGAATTTGTTAGAAGTGTGCTTGGTGCTGATGGAAATATTAAATATTTAGGGGAAAAGGGGCGAAAACTTGTAGATGAAGAGTTAAAAAATGAAGATTGACAAAAAAAGACCGTCAAGGAAGTTTTGAAGGAAGGCGCAGGTGACCAAGGTTGTTTAATAGATAAAATATTTAATCCAAAGGATAGTGAATTTAGACCTCATTATTTAATTGATGTGAGTAAATTTTCTTCAATAAGGGGTCAGAGTGGATTAATTAATTTCGGAAAGGATGAAAAAGAGTTAGTTAAACCTGAGAGTTGAGGCATATATAGGAGTGAAAAAAATTTTAGTGATGTAATTACAAAAATTCGAATAATTGAAGGAAAAGGTAAGGGTAGAGAATTAACTTATGACTTATATATTTCAACAGAATGAACTAAGCAAATTGAAAATTGAAAGACTGAAAGTAACAAAGATAAAGATATTGTATTAAGTCTTGTTGAATTTTGGCCTAGGGAAGGGAGTGAGGATAGTGAACAAAAAGGTCTAACGAATCTAATTTGGAAAAAGAAAAATGATGGATGAATGTTTGCTAATTTTAAGCTTGGAATAGGACCTGCTGTGGAGAATTTTAAAGATAAAGTTGGTTATTTAGGCGAAGGCAAATGCATAAAGAAGGAACAAGGTTTTAACTATATTGAAGATGGGGAACTATGTGTAATTGATTTAGAGAATTTCAAAAATCAAAAGTGACAATCTTGATTTCCGAAAGTTTTAGAAAAATTGGAAAAATCGAAAACAAATGAAGAATACCCATTTGAGAAAGACAAGTGTAAAAATCTAGAAGAATGTATACAAAAAGTACTAAAGAATTCTGAAAATAAAGGAGATATGATAGGAGTTTGAGGGGAAGTTGGAATCTTAGATGATAATAGTGGTGTTAGGTGGCGAAGTTTTTAATTAAAAAAATTAATATTTCTAAAAAATGGAAAAGGTTATAGTGTTCAAAGAGTACTTGATAAATTAAAGAAATAATTAATAGAAGTGTTTAAAGGGGGAATCATATTAGGAGGACTTGGTAGTGGCGGATTACTCAGTACAGCATTTTTGTTTTTAGCTGGAAATGCTAAAAATGAAAAAACTAGGGAGAATTTCTTCGACAGTGTATTAGATGGAAGAAAAATTGAGATTGAAAGTCTTTTTAAAAATAGAGGAGGGCTTTTTTATGCTATTCCACAGGGAGAAAAAGGAATTGATGGAGAATTGAAAGTAGTCACAAATAAGGAAGGAAAAGAAGGAGTGGATGGCATATTTGATAGCGGCTGTGAATTTGTCAGAAGTGTACTGGGAGAGAATGGAAGAATTAAATATTTAAAGGAAAAGGGTAGGAAAATTTTAAACGAAAAAGTAAAAGAATCTGATTGGAAAGAAAATATTGTAAGAGAGATTTTGGAAGGAGGGGAAAATCGAAAAGGTTGCTCTCTCGATAAAATATTAAATTCTAGCAGTAATGAATTTCGACCCTATTATTTAGTTGATGTAAGTAAATTTTCTGAAATAAGAGGGCAGAGTGGATTAATTAATTTTGGCAGAAACAGTAACGAACAAGTTAAGCTTTCGAGTTGAGGAATATATCAAACTGAAAAACAATTTGACAATGGAATTTCAAAAATTCGAATAATTGAAGGAAAAGGTAAGGGGAGGGAATTAACTTATGACTTATATATTTCAACAGAATGAACTAAACAGCTTGAAGATTGAAGTGTTGAAAATAAAGAAGATGTTGTGCTGGGTCTTTCAGAATTTGGCCCAAGAGAAGGAAATGAAATTACAGAGCAAAAAGGACTAACAAATTTAATTTGAAAAGCGAAAGGAGGAAAATGGATGTTTGCTCGTTTTGATCTTGGATTAGCTCCTGCTGTAAGAAATTTAAAAGAAAAAATTGGTTATTTAGAATCGGGAGAAGAAAAATGTAAAACCAAAAGTGAAAGTTTTAATAGTATTAAAGATAATAAATTATGTGAAATTAATTCAGATCAAGTTAAAAGCCAAAAGTGGCAAACTTGATTTCCGAAAATTTTAAGTAATTTAGAGAAATCAGAAAATAATTCAAGTTACCCATTTAAAAGGAGTGAATGTGAAAATTTAAAGGAATGTATAGAAAAAGCAATAGGAAATTCCAAAAATTCAGGAACTATGGTTGGGGTGTGGGGAGAAGTTGGAATTCTAGATGATAGTGGTGGCGTTAGATGGCGAAGTTTTTAATCTTAAAGGAGATTAAAAAAATGTGAATATCATATTTAACTAAAAAAAATAATAATTAAGAATCTAACTCTTCATCAAATACTTCTAAACCTTCTTTATCTAACGCCTTTTGATCAATATCCTCTAAATCATTTTTATCTTTCTTTTCACTTTCTTTCTCATCTTCTGAATTTATATTAGTTGATAATGATTGGCTATTATTTCTATCTACTAAAGATTTCATACTTCATGCAGTAATACTTAAAGCTCCAAAAGTAACTAATATTATTCTTCATGCCCCAAATATCCCAAACATTTTTTATCTATTATTTTTTAAATTAATTTTTAAACTCAAAAAAATTAATTAAAGTTTTTTAATTCTAATCTTCCTCCCTTTAGAGGGAAGAATAAAAAATAATTAATAACTTGACTTGCTTATTTTATTTATCTTCATAACATACACAAGGCTTCCAATCATCAGGAATAGAATTATTAACTTTTTTAACTATTCAACTAACCGGTTGAAGCATGTGAGAAAAAACAGAAGAAGCGGCATTAAATTTAGTAATAGTCTGTTTATCTGTTACAACATTTTGTTGATTTGGCATATGATGTGCATGATTTTCTCGTTGATTGTGATGACTATGCGTATTACCATGATGATTATGATGATGCTCTTTATGATGATGCTCTTTATGATGATGAGTAATTGATGTCGGGGGAAGTAATTTTTGCTCTTTTTGTGTTGAAGAATTGCTAGTTCAATTAAATAAATATGAAATATCTCAAGAATCGTTCACCAATCTATTTATAATAGGAGTTCCAGAACCTAACAAAGCCAAGGCTCCTGCTCCATAATAAAGATGAACTTTACAAAATTTCATGTTACCTAGATTTTATATAATCTTCACCTTTCAATTTAAGGATAAAAAATTTAATTATTTTAAAAATCCTCCCAAAGGATTAAAAACAATTTACTTGATTTAATGCTTTTTTAGATAT belongs to Mycoplasma parvum str. Indiana and includes:
- the purB gene encoding adenylosuccinate lyase; its protein translation is MIKRYEISELENIFSENSKYKRWSILEKEILYSLANELSISEKELLKIEKEWPEIQSYEVIAEEIKTQHDFVAFLRLLERKLNNQWASKFIHYGITSSDIIDSANSLALREANKLLIKEIESLQETLYKLANEYRDILQIGRTHGRHAEPTSFGYKFAIIYQELENSIEAFYLSRRNIEVISIKGSVGTFAHIGPEIQEELANRFGLFTISGSTQALPRNRYSSYIFALYQIASIINGLALNLRTLMREEISEIYILKEEKNVGSSSMPHKLNPVELENITGLTKWLESLWTLSKENNYLWEERDISHSSNERMSLMDAPTLAFNIVTKMNKLLKRIKINEEGITKNLQLNKGLICSQSILLSLLKSSSIKSREEVHSLLTSLSQEVMANKFPSLLEAIKSSPIKKLLSKEELEKCFNLERHLNHLPKIYAQIFGQRNQTSTFSRQLYSKYEIDNIIYYLAQRLNSYYMKNIEEAPSPILIISLIEGASVLAGKILSLLNFPFVFSSLYHSMRNYTKSFEMEKLQNFSEFINTELNKKHDFKKIRKLIEKSPRILILEGVVESKTTLNYLYETLSKLPEVQEIKTATLFKKILKENKEKESFQEEYYKKSLFPKNFKGKKEGERQRAINWKVNSSNSKEKKNEKIVNWVGEIIEVNKGEWIIGAGMDLEENYRGIGGVWVK
- a CDS encoding MIP family Ig-specific serine endopeptidase, which encodes MQINLTKIMIGGAAATLSCSGGVCALTLIPSISPFKQKLIREDSPPRQQHLSSFEQYHWKSRQQDGYRFKKEKLYGSTSHKKELHLYTKTSYSEELKKIYEADEKKKEFHMPHGFKDREWNNQKSIEIEQKIRDYTVGLNHKCGSGTGWILDYEWPENGKYPTKWFIATNAHVFERFDFSSSTYKQAHPRSCTGRWNTGSFFQLGVWKEVLSTNNRKTINRVGVKSTKLFYAARNHLEDALNNVKGNYFHDFIVLEVEFHDQHDAREATDNFHEKYGVKKEKPINFFHEGITKNEENFFKEETYTTPYYVGGFPIDEETQMTFNHNLDKYKGLPASTLSQETHNYAPKRLNHGKNAFRGLGDHSSFELQWGTGSADKQNLTGFIYWINQMDIGAGGSGSMVVDENGNLLGLYSYGTGKEREQGGVQPIRSYSLEMSENEKSPKFDLIRGTQGQKSSYKSQLDEYYKDKQTFLKNNFSEFNASF